The Populus trichocarpa isolate Nisqually-1 chromosome 2, P.trichocarpa_v4.1, whole genome shotgun sequence genome has a window encoding:
- the LOC18111291 gene encoding classical arabinogalactan protein 26, which produces MASFCSIFLAMFTVFMAYFSSPALTSQIHVQFSTISAAPAFLHDAPSFSPPTLSPDIEPLFPTPGVGAPSPTESSIPTIPSNPSPPNPDDMLAPGPAGSSISPSGSLPAYSSVSLTSSGPLNLAVFLGLLVFCLVQPSGIM; this is translated from the coding sequence atggCTTCCTTTTGCTCAATATTCTTGGCAATGTTCACGGTCTTTATGGCCTATTTTTCCTCACCAGCTTTGACATCTCAAATACACGTACAGTTCTCTACTATATCAGCAGCCCCTGCATTTTTGCATGATGCCCCCTCATTCTCTCCTCCAACTTTATCACCAGATATTGAACCGTTGTTTCCTACTCCTGGAGTTGGAGCACCTTCTCCTACTGAGTCATCAATACCAACCATTCCTTCAAATCCAAGCCCTCCAAATCCAGATGACATGCTAGCTCCTGGCCCTGCAGGATCGTCAATTTCACCATCTGGTTCTTTGCCAGCCTATTCTTCAGTGTCTCTAACTTCATCAGGACCTTTAAACTTAGCTGTTTTTCTTGGTTTGCTGGTGTTTTGCTTAGTGCAGCCTTCTGGTATCATGTGA
- the LOC18111293 gene encoding protein NETWORKED 4B isoform X2, with protein sequence MLKLIEPDADSFAQRAEMYYKKRPELISMVEDFYRAHRSLAERYDQLKSDSGNRLLATFGLPFSTKHRPEKLLSVEIHQTYGSHSEIYDAEDFAESEVDDPEQDQIQVDEELEEIETPEEKKETHAEDSAESEVDDPEQDQIQVDEELEELEIDEEKKQTHIEDSAESEVDDPEQDQIGEELEEIETREEKKDVDVCTMYNAEVTKLKEEIERHEVEKRIYKGYLLQRDEEMREQKKEIPANEGMREADISKVVYNVEVMKLREEIERLREAKTISKDHVLQKHEEKREEKNETQVNEGMKEVEFSSVLYDFEVMKLREEIEGLGEENKIYEELLLQKDEEKREVIRQLSLTVEVLKLENTKLRKCVARDSHKKGSHFTVEKLKDVFLGKLFNATSKSHSRVQAL encoded by the coding sequence ATGCTGAAACTGATAGAGCCAGATGCAGATTCTTTTGCTCAACGTGCAGAGATGTATTACAAGAAACGGCCTGAGCTAATTAGCATGGTTGAAGATTTTTACAGGGCACATCGCTCATTAGCTGAGCGATATGACCAACTTAAGTCTGACTCTGGAAATCGCCTCCTGGCAACATTTGGGTTGCCATTTTCAACCAAACATCGACCTGAGAAGTTATTGAGTGTGGAGATACATCAAACATATGGCAGCCACTCCGAGATTTACGACGCTGAGGATTTCGCTGAGTCTGAAGTAGATGACCCTGAACAAGACCAAATTCAAGTTGATGAagaattggaagaaattgagacacctgaagaaaagaaagaaacccatGCTGAAGACTCTGCTGAGTCTGAAGTAGATGACCCTGAACAAGATCAAATTCAAGTTGATGAAGAATTGGAAGAacttgagatagatgaagaaaagaaacaaacccACATTGAGGACTCTGCTGAGTCGGAAGTAGATGACCCTGAACAAGATCAAATTGGTGAagaattggaagaaattgagacacgtgaagaaaagaaagatgttGACGTTTGTACCATGTATAATGCTGAAGTGACGAAGTTGaaagaagaaatagaaagaCATGAGGTAGAGAAGAGGATTTACAAGGGTTATCTTTTGCAGAGAGACGAGGAGATGagagaacaaaagaaagaaattccaGCCAATGAAGGAATGAGAGAAGCTGACATTTCAAAGGTTGTGTACAATGTTGAAGTGATGAAGTTGAGGGAAGAAATAGAAAGGCTTAGGGAAGCGAAGACGATTAGCAAGGATCATGTTTTGCAGAAAcatgaagagaagagagaagaaaagaatgaaacTCAAGTCAACGAAGGAATGAAAGAAGTTGAATTTTCAAGTGTTTTGTACGATTTTGAAGTGATGAAGTTGAGGGAAGAAATAGAAGGGCTTGGGGAAGAGAACAAGATTTACGAGGAGCTACTTTTGCAGAAAGATGAAGAGAAACGAGAAGTAATAAGACAGCTAAGTTTAACAGTTGAAGTGTTGAAGTTGGAGAATACGAAGCTGAGGAAGTGTGTAGCTAGAGACTCCCACAAAAAAGGAAGCCATTTCACAGTCGAGAAGCTGAAGGATGTATTTCTTGGGAAGCTTTTTAATGCAACTTCAAAGTCTCATAGTAGAGTCCAAGCTCTGTAG
- the LOC18111293 gene encoding protein NETWORKED 3A isoform X1, with amino-acid sequence MVEMTMNKETSHWWWFDSHYTSSGSPWLQSTLAELDKKTKSMLKLIEPDADSFAQRAEMYYKKRPELISMVEDFYRAHRSLAERYDQLKSDSGNRLLATFGLPFSTKHRPEKLLSVEIHQTYGSHSEIYDAEDFAESEVDDPEQDQIQVDEELEEIETPEEKKETHAEDSAESEVDDPEQDQIQVDEELEELEIDEEKKQTHIEDSAESEVDDPEQDQIGEELEEIETREEKKDVDVCTMYNAEVTKLKEEIERHEVEKRIYKGYLLQRDEEMREQKKEIPANEGMREADISKVVYNVEVMKLREEIERLREAKTISKDHVLQKHEEKREEKNETQVNEGMKEVEFSSVLYDFEVMKLREEIEGLGEENKIYEELLLQKDEEKREVIRQLSLTVEVLKLENTKLRKCVARDSHKKGSHFTVEKLKDVFLGKLFNATSKSHSRVQAL; translated from the exons ATGGTGGAGATGACGATGAACAAGGAAACATCACACTGGTGGTGGTTTGACAGTCATTATACCTCAAGTGGATCTCCATGGCTACAATCTACTCTCGCTG AGCTAGACAAGAAGACAAAGTCAATGCTGAAACTGATAGAGCCAGATGCAGATTCTTTTGCTCAACGTGCAGAGATGTATTACAAGAAACGGCCTGAGCTAATTAGCATGGTTGAAGATTTTTACAGGGCACATCGCTCATTAGCTGAGCGATATGACCAACTTAAGTCTGACTCTGGAAATCGCCTCCTGGCAACATTTGGGTTGCCATTTTCAACCAAACATCGACCTGAGAAGTTATTGAGTGTGGAGATACATCAAACATATGGCAGCCACTCCGAGATTTACGACGCTGAGGATTTCGCTGAGTCTGAAGTAGATGACCCTGAACAAGACCAAATTCAAGTTGATGAagaattggaagaaattgagacacctgaagaaaagaaagaaacccatGCTGAAGACTCTGCTGAGTCTGAAGTAGATGACCCTGAACAAGATCAAATTCAAGTTGATGAAGAATTGGAAGAacttgagatagatgaagaaaagaaacaaacccACATTGAGGACTCTGCTGAGTCGGAAGTAGATGACCCTGAACAAGATCAAATTGGTGAagaattggaagaaattgagacacgtgaagaaaagaaagatgttGACGTTTGTACCATGTATAATGCTGAAGTGACGAAGTTGaaagaagaaatagaaagaCATGAGGTAGAGAAGAGGATTTACAAGGGTTATCTTTTGCAGAGAGACGAGGAGATGagagaacaaaagaaagaaattccaGCCAATGAAGGAATGAGAGAAGCTGACATTTCAAAGGTTGTGTACAATGTTGAAGTGATGAAGTTGAGGGAAGAAATAGAAAGGCTTAGGGAAGCGAAGACGATTAGCAAGGATCATGTTTTGCAGAAAcatgaagagaagagagaagaaaagaatgaaacTCAAGTCAACGAAGGAATGAAAGAAGTTGAATTTTCAAGTGTTTTGTACGATTTTGAAGTGATGAAGTTGAGGGAAGAAATAGAAGGGCTTGGGGAAGAGAACAAGATTTACGAGGAGCTACTTTTGCAGAAAGATGAAGAGAAACGAGAAGTAATAAGACAGCTAAGTTTAACAGTTGAAGTGTTGAAGTTGGAGAATACGAAGCTGAGGAAGTGTGTAGCTAGAGACTCCCACAAAAAAGGAAGCCATTTCACAGTCGAGAAGCTGAAGGATGTATTTCTTGGGAAGCTTTTTAATGCAACTTCAAAGTCTCATAGTAGAGTCCAAGCTCTGTAG